The DNA region AACAATCTTTTTCATATGGGTGTGGTTTATAGGTTTTACATTAATCCATTTTATCACGTCACAAAGATAGCGATGGATTTTACCGCATACAGGAGAATTTCCCCAAATGATTATAGGGATTTCCCTAAATGCCCTATCTTTATAGAAGATAAGCTGCATCTCAGCATAACTTTTTCATGCAAGCATGAAAGTTCTGCATTCGATTTGCATTATCTTTGCAGCTAGTAAACAAATATACAAAGAAACTGGTTCGCTTCGCTAACAATCGCTTTGCATTTAACAATAAATTATATTCCAATGAAATATTTAGAATTTATTTTCCGCACTTCCCCTTGTACAGAAGTAGTAAACGATGTGCTTTCCGCTATCCTAGGTGATGCAGGTTTTGAAAGTTTTGTTGAGCAAGAAGATGGTATTGCCGCCTATATACAAAAAGATTTGTATGATGAAGCAACTGTAAAAGCAGCTATTGACGAGTTCCCCCTACCGGACACACAAATCGAATATACTTTTACAGAAGCCGAAGATAAAGACTGGAATGAGGAATGGGAAAAGAACTTCTTCCAACCGATTGTGATTGGTGACCGCTGTGTCATCCACAGCACCTTCCATCACGATGTTCCCCAAACAGAGTATGACATTGTTATCAATCCACAAATGGCTTTCGGCACAGGACATCACGAAACCACCAGCCTCATTATCGGTGAACTACTGGACAGCGACCTGCAAGGCAAGTCCCTTCTCGATATGGGTTGCGGCACTTCTATCCTTGCCATTCTTGCTCGCATGCGTGGTGCAGAACCTTGTACTGCCATTGATATTGATGAATGGTGCGTTCGTAACTCACTTGAAAACATCGAATTGAACCACGTAGACAATATTTCTGTATTTCAGGGAGATGCCTCTTCACTGGAAGATAAAGGTCCGTTTGACGTAGTCATCGCCAACATCAACCGGAACATTCTGCTGAATGACATGAAACAGTATGTGCGTTGCATGCACAAGGGCTCCCAACTCTTTATGAGTGGATTCTATGTGGATGACATTCCTCTGATCCAGGCAGAGGCCGAACGTAACGGATTACACTTTGTACACCATCAGGAGAAAAACCGTTGGGCAGCAGTGAAATTTGAACTTTAAAGCTTACTCATCCTGGGTAGCATCTACCGGAGAACACCGGCTGATGCTACCTGTTCAATTATGGACAAAAAAAATCCCGACAAGACAATAATTGTCTGCCGGGAGCCAGTATGAGTATTATTTTTGAGCTTATAAATGTTATCAAAAATAAATATTTAAACAGATATTATTTTTTCCATATATAATAAGGTATAAATAATACCTTTATACATTTCAACAGCTTCTTTACGAATGTACAATACTCCAAAATGTCAGAAAAATAATTTTAAAATATTCTTTCACAGAACGGTGATTGATATACTTCATATTATATTGAATTTTATCTGGAAGAATTTGTTCCATATACGCACGATCTGCATCTTCTGCCTGTCCCAAAATCGTATTTTCATCTACATACTCTATAGATGCATAATCTGTAATCCCAGGACGAACAGACAGTACCCTTCTTTGCTCTTCCGTATATAGGTCAACATATTTCCGAACTTCCGGGCGAGGACCTACCAAGCTCATATCTCCTTTCAGTACATTGAATAATTGTGGCAATTCATCCAATTTGTACTTACGAATAAAGTATCCAATACGAGTAATTCGCGGATCACGTCCACCTACTGTTATCAAGCCCTGTTTATCCGAACCGATACGCATTGAACGGAATTTGTAGACATAAAATTCTCTACCATTACGCCCTACACGCAACTGTTTATAAAAACCACCGCCTTTACTTTCCAAACGAATAGTTATATATAACAATAAAAAAACAGGAAAGAGCACAATTATGCCCAAAAGAGAAAAGAGAATATCAAAAAAACGAATCATCATTTATCACCAATCACTTTCCAATATGCTTCCTTTACAACTCTAATAATAAAATTCAATTTTTCTCCATCTAATTGTGGATAAATAGGCAAAGAAATTTCTCCTTTAAAATTTTCATAAGCTTGCGGATAATTTTTTATATCATATCCTAATGAGCTGAAAAATGAAAGCATCGGCATTGGAATAAAATGAACATTTACAGCAACTTCGCTTTTCGCAATTTCATTAATCATTCGATCGCGTTGTTCTTCTGTAAATTCTTTAATACGTAGAGCGTAAATATGATATGAACTTTCCTTTTCTCCAGCAACCGAAGGGGGTAAAATAGTCCAATCACAATCAGCAAATGCTTCCGAGTAAGCATTAAAGACTCTTTTCCTTTCCTTCAGTAATTTGGGGTATTCTCGTATCTGAGCTAGACCAATAGCCGCATTTACATCAGCCATGTTTATTTTCATACCTAAACCTACTATGTCATAACGCCAACCACCAGCTTTCGACTTAGAAAAAGCATCTTTAGTCTGGCAATTCAAACTCATCATACGAAGCTCTTTATAAAGCTCCGTATTATCAAATGGTTCAGGTAAATTTAGACAGATGGCTCCTCCTTCAGCTGTCGTCACATTCTTTACAGCATGAAGAGAAAAGATAGCGACGTCTGTTTCACATCCTGTACGCTGATTTTTGCTGTAATAAGCTCCTAAAGAGTGCGCTGCATCATTCATTACAAGAATGCGTCCTAACTTTTCCTGTACCGGAGATGCTACCTGAAATAAACTCTGCACTTCAGGCTCTTTAACCAGTTTCATGATACGATCATAATCACAAGGAAAACCTGCAATATCTACTGGAATAATAGCTTTAGTCCTTGGAGTAATCGCTTTGCGAATAGCTTCTACGGAGATATTAAAATCCTCCCCGGAATCTACCATGACTGGCTTTGCACCAGCATGAAGCACTGCTAAAGCCGTGGCACTATACGTATATGCTGGTACAATTACCTCATCCTCCTCTGTCACTCCCAACCAACGGAGCATCATTATAGCGCCCGAAGTCCAAGAGTTTACACAAAGCACTTCTTGAGCATTAGAAAAGACTCTGATTTCTTCTTCCAATGCTTTCACTTTAGGTCCGGAAGTTATCCAGCCGGAACGTAACGAATCAACGACTTCGTTGATGACCGCCTCGTCAATATAAGGGGGCGAAAATGGAATTTTCATATTCGGCTATATAATTAACAATAATTTTAATCATCTAATTGCGCCCTGACATACAATTTTTTAACAAACTGCATATCATGCACCACCATTATTTTCACCAATTCAGAAAAACTAGTCCTTGTTGGATTCCAGCCAAGCAATGTTTTCGCTTTTGTCGGATCTCCTAATAACTGTTCAACTTCACAAGGTCGGAAATACTTGGAATCAACTTCAACCAATACTTTACCAGTTTTTACATCAACGCCCTTTTCATTTACCCCTTCGCCTTCCCAACAAAGTTCAATACCTGCTTCCTTGAATGCAAGCGTAGCAAATTCGCGAACCGTATGCATTTCACCTGTAGCTATAACAAAATCTTCTGGAACATCATGCTGCAATATAAGCCACATACATTCCACATAGTCCTTTGCATACCCCCAATCACGACGTGCATCCAAATTGCCCAAATAAAGTTTATCCTGAAATCCTTGTGCTATACGGGCAGCGGCAAGTGTTATTTTTCTAGTCACAAATGTCTCTCCTCGTCGTTCACTCTCATGGTTGAAAAGGACACCATTAACAGCAAACATACCATAACTTTCACGATAATTTTTTGTAATCCAAAAACCATATTGCTTTGCAACACCATATGGACTACGAGGATAAAATGGCGTTGTTTCTTTTTGTGGAACTTCCTGTACTTTACCAAATAATTCGGAAGTAGAAGCTTGATAAATTTTTGTCTTCTTTTCCAAGCCTAGAATACGAACCGCCTCCAACATACGAAGTGTCCCTACAGCATCTGACTCTGCTGTATATTCAGGTACATCAAAACTTACTTTTACATGACTTTGCGCTGCAAGGTTATAGATTTCATCCGGTTGTACCATCTGGATAATCCGAATTAGTGAACTACTATCTGTCATATCTCCATAATGAAGATTGATCAGACGGTCTTTTTTCATATCCCGCACCCATTCATCAAGATATAAATGCTCAATACGTCCTGTATTAAAAGATGAAGAACGACGAAGAATGCCGTGAACTTCATAACCTTTTTCTATTAAAAACTCGGCAAGGAATGAGCCATCCTGACCTGTTATTCCTGTTATTAATGCTATTTTTCCCATTCGATCACTTATTTAAATTCTTAATGTATCTATACATTTTTCTTTTAGGATAGGCTACAAAATCATAAAATACTTTATAGCCTATAGAAGTATAAAAACCTTGTGCTTTTGCATTATCCTCAAAATCAGTAGTTAAAGATAGACAATCACCCCCTCTTTCAATCACTATTTTTTCTAATTCATTAAGCAGTTTTTTTCCTATTCCCTCCCCCTGACAAGAAGTATCAACGGCAATAGATAATAATTCAGCATAATTACCTTTATCTTTTACTGAAGAGCCTTTTTTCACTAAATTTTTATACAACCTTGCAATAGACAAAGGACGAAAGAATAACAAACGAAAAGCAATAAAGGAATAATCAAGCAGATTTTCTTTTATAAGGCGAGAATGGAAAGAAGTCGATACCATCGTTGCAGCGCAAAAACCCAACAATTTCTCTTTTCTGTAATACCCCAAAAGAATTCCTTGATTATTTTTTTTCACCGTTTTATAATATAATGATAAAAAGCGATCACCCAAACTAGTCAAAAAGAAATCCGGGAAAGCGCGTTTATGAACAATAACAAGTGCATTTATATCTTTAATAGATATTTCTTTTACCTCAACACACATATGCTTCTATCAAATTTGTTATCAAAGATAAATTGTGTTTCTTCGAGAATCGTTCCATTGCATAATTAAAACCATTATATCCTTTTCGCTTTAAAATGCCGCTATTTTGCCATTGAATTGTCTCCTGTAATGCACAAATCAAAGCCAGCTCATTTTCCGCTTCTACAACCAAGCCGCAATCACTTTCCAGAATTGCTCTCGCTGTATCACTTTGCAAATCCAAAGAAGCTATTATAGGTTTCTGTGAAAACATATATGCTGGTAATTTAGAAGGAATTGAACTCATCGCTGCCCCTTTTTTTACAGGTAGAAGCATTATATCCGCTTGACTTTGTATCTCAGGAACTTTACCATCCGGAACATCCCAGAATTCAATTTCTGCACTTTGGTAATATTTTGCCAAATCCACACATGATTGCTTTCTAGAACCGCTTCCAGCAATAATTAATCTCGCCTTTTTCAAATTTGCTTTAACAAAAGAATGAATTAAGAATTCAACTCCTGCTACAGGACCAATATTCCCTAAATACATAAAGGATAAAATAGAATTCTTCTCACTCATTTCATGGCTGTTTTTATATGCAATAAAATCACTCTCATTCTGCCAGTTTTCCACAACAGTAATCATACGCCCATTCAGTTTCCTACTTCTCATCAAATACGTTTTCATATTGATAGAAATAGCTAATATATGAGTAGCATTATTAAGGATGTACTGATCAATAGGTAACAATGTAGAACGTATAACCCATGAAATAAATTTAGATTTTATTCTATTAGTAAATGATTCCGGATAAATATCTTGCACATGTACAATACATGGTATTTTATACTTCTTAGCAGTTTTTACTATCAAAGCCTGTGAAAATAGCGGCCATGAGTTTACATAAATACAAGAAAAGCGATTCCAATATCTCTCAATATATTTTTTACAATGTAAGCCAAAACTAAAGCTTTCATAAAAACGGCCTATTAATTTAGATTTAGGGCATACATAAGAGTCAAGCGTAATTTCTTCAAATTGGCTCACTTTATCTGCTTTTTTATTAAAAGAAAATCCATAAGGACGACTTGAGCGAGGATGTAGAACCGTTACTTTATAATCTTCCGACATTTTATCTGCAATATCAAATGATAATCGAGAAGACACAATAGGCTCAGGAGGAAAAACTGCAGTAATAATTAATATAGTCTTCATTTTGTATTTTTTAAATTCCCATTATAAGCTTCTTCATATAGAGACATCAGTTGTTCATACATCTTATCCCAGCTAAATCTCTTGACATTCTCAAGCCCCTTCCGTATCACTTCTGAACAAAGACTTTCATCCGACAATAGTTCCAGTTTACTACATAATTCGACCTTATCTAAGGTGTTCATTAACAGAGGTGTATCACCTATTATTTCTGGAATAGAAGAAGCATTATAAGCTATTACAGGACAACCTGCTTTCTGGGCCTCTAATACAGGAATACCAAACCCTTCATAAGAAGAAGGATAGACTAAAGCTTTAGCTCCATTATACAAAATATTCAACTGTTTATTTGAAACTCGTCCAGCATAATAATAGCGTTGATTACCAATATTTGAATCTAGAAAAGTTTTCTCTTCCTGAGTTAATGCAGATCCAACTATTATAATTCTCCAATCTTTATCACACATACTTTCTATTACTAATTTAAAATTCTTATAAGCCTTTCGCTCTCCCACAAACAATAAATAAGACCTATAACTATATGGTAAATTAGCACTTGCCACATTCTCCAAAGGATGATAATCGTCAGATACTCCATTATAAATCACATGAATCTTCTTTTCATCTACATCAGGTAAAAATTTAAGTAAATCTTTTTTAGTATTTTCTGATATACAAACAACATATTTTGATTTACGAATTGCATAATACTTTTGCCAACAGTGAATCCATTTATGTAAACCATGATAAAAATATTCATAAGTAAAATCATGAACTGTCGTTATATTAATGGCATTTGGATTTGAACTAATTCTAAAATATGATGAATGAAAAATAAAACTCTCACTTACATTTTTACAACTTACAGGTAGATAGCGCTTATATCTCAACATAAAACGAGGATATTTGATTATGGAATCCGGAGAAACTACCAGTTGCATACGTTGCATATTATTCACACAAGAATATTCTATAATTGTAACTTTTACACCAGAATATAACAATCGTTTAATAATCTCATACCATACAACAGAGATACCACCTGTCTTTTGTAAACTAAAAATTATATTATCAATCCAAATTTTCATTTTTCATAATTAATTTATCATCAATAATTAACATTCAACTTTACTTCACAGAATTATAAAAGATACTTTAACATGCTTTCTGTACAATAAAATTCAAAATAGATTTGAGCCTTTTAAAACATACCTAAGCAATAAGATGTCAAAATCAGACACTTATTATTTATTTGTAAAATCTTTAATTTTTTGTTCTTCTTTCAAGCTACACACCAACAAACAATCTTTATTTTCTGCTATTATATAGTCGTTCAAGCCCTCTACCACGACTTGTTTCTCTCCCTGCGTATGAACAATGCAATTTCGACAATTATACATCCTCACATCTTCACCAATACAAGCATTGCCATCCTCATCTTGCGGTAACAACATTCGGAGTGCGCCCCAACTACCCAAATCACTCCAACCAAACATAGCAGGAAGAGTGTATATGTTTTCTGCCTTTTCCATTACAGCATAATCAATGGATATCTTATCACATTTAGGAAATAACTTACTGACTGTTGCTTTTTCTATCTCTGTAAAAAAGTCTAATGACATTTCATCCATTACCTCCGACAGGCTGGGAGTATATCGCCTAATTACCTCATCAATAGTATTCACATTCCAAACAAAGATACCTGCATTCCAAAAATAATTACCTACTTGAAGATAGTACTTTGCAGTATTTAAATCTGGTTTTTCTCTAAAAGCTTCAACCCGATAAAGCTCCGTATTTCCAATCTTTTCAGCTGCATATATATAGCCATAACCCGTTTCAGGCCGATTAGGCTTTATACCTATCGTTACGATACTATTATTCAAGGCAGTAAACTCAAGCGCAGCATTTATAACTCTTTGAAATTCTACTATATCGACAACCAAAGCATCCGAAGGTGTAACAACAATATTTGCTAAAGTATGCAGTTTCTTTATTTTCCAACAGGCATACGCAATGCAAGGAGCCGTATTACGTGGAAGCGGCTCTGCAAGAATATTATCTTCTGACAATTCCGGCAATTGCTCTTTTACAATATCTACATATCTCTCGCTAGTTACCACCCAAAAGTTTGTCATAGGACAAAGCATCGAGAAACGCTCCACAGTCAATTGAAGTAACGATTTTCCACACCCTACTACATCTATAAACTGCTTGGGATACTCTTGAGTACTCATGGGCCAAAAACGGCTACCAATACCACCGGCCATAATAACAACATGTGTTTCCATTTTTCTTGTATTTCTATAAAATATTGAGGTTCATTTATCGAATTCGTACATAACCAATTCTGACTTATCGTTCAGGGAAATTACTGAAAGACATTTTTTGCCGAAAGCATTCAAAACATATTTTTGCATTTATTAATTCTGATTCCATAACATATAGTACTTTGGAAATTATCAAAACATGCATTTTAGATTGTAGATCCGAATCGCTCTCCTTCTGAAAAAATATTATAATAAGGTATATATATATCTTTGTAATACCCTTCAATAGAACCTTTTCTAAATTGAAAATAAAAATATAAGATTAATACCATGTACCAGACAATTTTTGTAGTACGACGATGATATTGAGATACTATTAATAATAGCATTACTGACAAACCACCTGTAAACAAAGAAGTAGCCCTTGCAAAATCAGGAATAATCTGTAGAAATAGTCTATTAAAGCTAATACCACAAACATATAAATTCAATAACACATTATATACTTGATTACCCATAAAGAACTTCTTTCGATAATAGCAAAATAATAACACAAAAAATATACTGCTTAAATATGTCAATAAATATTGCATCGGATTCATTGACAAACGATCAGGAATATCTCCTGTAACATAAGCATTCAATTTCTCTTGAAATGTATCACCTACACCAGCATATAAAATAGTTATTAACTTTAACACATTAGCAAATGTTGTTTCACCTAATAACCCTACTATAACAGCAATAGTAAAAATTCCTATTAGTACACTAAAAGAATATTCTTTTCTAACAAGAAAATACATAGGAAAGAATACAATCACACTTCTATGTATAGAAAATGCCAATAGAAAGAAACAGAGGAAAGGGAAAAACTTCTTATCTATTATATATTTATACGAACATAATATTATACTATTTGCCAATGTATATCTAATAGGAAATACCATTAACGCAAATGAAACCAATAATACCATACATTGGTTCACTTTCATATCTTTGGCGAAACGAGCAATAAAAAACAAGTTCAAGAAACATTCTACGAATAAGAAAACGGTAAACGAATCTGAAAAACCTCTTATCAGTTGGTTTAGGCAAGTATAACCAAGTTCAAAACCTGCCTCTTCTCGCCAAATAGAATTATTAGAATGAATAAAAAAATCATAATATGAAGTCCAATCCGTACCAGTTTTCCAGCGTAAAGATTGAAATAAACCTACTGCTAATATTCCACATAATAATAGCCATTTACGTTGTTTTGGCTTAATACATTCCTCTCCTATAACCAGAAGAGACAAAAAAATAAAGAGAAGTTGATAAATCACTTCGTATTAAATATTAATTCAAATAACTTTAACGATACATCAAATGAATATCTTTCATCAAACAATTTTCGAGAACATTCATTATATTTATACTTCAAATTTAAATTTCTAATAGCACAAATAAATTCATCAGCACTATCACACTGGATTGCCATAGAAGAATTAACATAATAACCAGTTAAGGCTTCCATTGTGGCTAAGATATATTTACCATACATAAGTGCTTCTGCTGTTTTAACCTTCATGCCACCTCCAGACAATATTGGCAATACCATAAAATCCGCCTTCTCATAGTATGGAGTCAAATCTGGTACATCACTCAAAATAATGAGTTTTTCATCTTCTTTTACATCACTTTTCAATTGATTCATTCCAGCCCCAACAATTGTTAGACGTAAATCAACATTAGGCAACACCTCTTTACAAAACCACTTTAGCCCTTCTACATTGCCATAAAAATAACTTCCAACAAACAAAGCTTGTTTATGAACATTGTCGACTAATTGTTTTTTTTCACTAGAATCAATAATATAGTTGGATTTGAATGTAATGGGAATACAAGCATCTGACATCCGTTTATACATAATCTGAAGTTCTGCAGCATCTCTTTCATTAAGTACAATAACTTTATCTGAATACTTGCAAGCAGACTTTTCATTTATTCTAGCTAATGGCAACCAATAATAACGTAAATAATCATGATTTACTATAACAGACGCTTTAACAAAATTATATTCTATATTATGAAAAAAAGTATAGATTCGTATATTTGAAAATTTCTTTTTAATTTTCTTGGACAGCAATCCTAATAAGGAACTATCTATAAACACATCAGTGTAGTGACTCTTCGCTATTTTTCTCAGGATTTCATTTTCCTTTTCCTTTTGTAGCCCTCCCATATACCCTTGAAAAATATCATATATTCTTTTTATTTTAGTAGATAAGAAATTCCTATTCTGATATGGTTTAATAATATATGAATCCACATATTCTTTCCCAAAAAGCTCCTCTATTGATTGGAGATTTCTATGGCTACATTGTAACCCTCCCGTAAAAGATTGTTCGCTAGTGAATGAAATATATAAAAATCTTCTCATATTAATTTATTTTTTTATTTTTTCTTCTCTAAAAGATATGTACTTGATATTAACAGCAACTATACATAAGTATTTCAAATCAAGATTTTAATGCATTATGAAGAAATCTAAAGGATTTTTTTTGAAGTTCTGAAATTTTATCATTATACTTTTGCCATTCAAACATACAATTATCAGTATTTTCAATTTCTAGCAATGAGAATAATGACTCAATTCTAAAATTTCCACGACGTTCATTCCCTATAAACATAAACGGTTTATTGAACAAAATGGAAAATACTGTACCGTGATATGAATCCGTAATGACAAACTTAGAATGATATATATTATTCAACCATTGTTCTATAGTAGTATCCGAAGTTTCTATACCAAATAAAAAATAATCACTATCCATACTCTTAGCCTTCTCTTTTACAATTTTCAACTTGTCTGAAGTCTGATCAAGAACATAGGCAAAAATTTTATCAGATGTCAAATTTACTGTTGCCCCACTATTAACCAACATAAGATAGTTATCAACTGATAACAATAAAGTAGGATCAAGCGTCACCTCTGCTTTCACAGTATTCCAACCATAAATATTTAATTGTTTTAGAGCAGAGACTTCTCTAACAGATACTGCATCA from Bacteroides sp. MSB163 includes:
- the prmA gene encoding 50S ribosomal protein L11 methyltransferase translates to MKYLEFIFRTSPCTEVVNDVLSAILGDAGFESFVEQEDGIAAYIQKDLYDEATVKAAIDEFPLPDTQIEYTFTEAEDKDWNEEWEKNFFQPIVIGDRCVIHSTFHHDVPQTEYDIVINPQMAFGTGHHETTSLIIGELLDSDLQGKSLLDMGCGTSILAILARMRGAEPCTAIDIDEWCVRNSLENIELNHVDNISVFQGDASSLEDKGPFDVVIANINRNILLNDMKQYVRCMHKGSQLFMSGFYVDDIPLIQAEAERNGLHFVHHQEKNRWAAVKFEL
- a CDS encoding sugar transferase — protein: MIRFFDILFSLLGIIVLFPVFLLLYITIRLESKGGGFYKQLRVGRNGREFYVYKFRSMRIGSDKQGLITVGGRDPRITRIGYFIRKYKLDELPQLFNVLKGDMSLVGPRPEVRKYVDLYTEEQRRVLSVRPGITDYASIEYVDENTILGQAEDADRAYMEQILPDKIQYNMKYINHRSVKEYFKIIFLTFWSIVHS
- a CDS encoding glycosyltransferase, with the translated sequence MRRFLYISFTSEQSFTGGLQCSHRNLQSIEELFGKEYVDSYIIKPYQNRNFLSTKIKRIYDIFQGYMGGLQKEKENEILRKIAKSHYTDVFIDSSLLGLLSKKIKKKFSNIRIYTFFHNIEYNFVKASVIVNHDYLRYYWLPLARINEKSACKYSDKVIVLNERDAAELQIMYKRMSDACIPITFKSNYIIDSSEKKQLVDNVHKQALFVGSYFYGNVEGLKWFCKEVLPNVDLRLTIVGAGMNQLKSDVKEDEKLIILSDVPDLTPYYEKADFMVLPILSGGGMKVKTAEALMYGKYILATMEALTGYYVNSSMAIQCDSADEFICAIRNLNLKYKYNECSRKLFDERYSFDVSLKLFELIFNTK
- a CDS encoding glycosyltransferase family 4 protein; amino-acid sequence: MKIWIDNIIFSLQKTGGISVVWYEIIKRLLYSGVKVTIIEYSCVNNMQRMQLVVSPDSIIKYPRFMLRYKRYLPVSCKNVSESFIFHSSYFRISSNPNAINITTVHDFTYEYFYHGLHKWIHCWQKYYAIRKSKYVVCISENTKKDLLKFLPDVDEKKIHVIYNGVSDDYHPLENVASANLPYSYRSYLLFVGERKAYKNFKLVIESMCDKDWRIIIVGSALTQEEKTFLDSNIGNQRYYYAGRVSNKQLNILYNGAKALVYPSSYEGFGIPVLEAQKAGCPVIAYNASSIPEIIGDTPLLMNTLDKVELCSKLELLSDESLCSEVIRKGLENVKRFSWDKMYEQLMSLYEEAYNGNLKNTK
- a CDS encoding glycosyltransferase family 4 protein; its protein translation is MKTILIITAVFPPEPIVSSRLSFDIADKMSEDYKVTVLHPRSSRPYGFSFNKKADKVSQFEEITLDSYVCPKSKLIGRFYESFSFGLHCKKYIERYWNRFSCIYVNSWPLFSQALIVKTAKKYKIPCIVHVQDIYPESFTNRIKSKFISWVIRSTLLPIDQYILNNATHILAISINMKTYLMRSRKLNGRMITVVENWQNESDFIAYKNSHEMSEKNSILSFMYLGNIGPVAGVEFLIHSFVKANLKKARLIIAGSGSRKQSCVDLAKYYQSAEIEFWDVPDGKVPEIQSQADIMLLPVKKGAAMSSIPSKLPAYMFSQKPIIASLDLQSDTARAILESDCGLVVEAENELALICALQETIQWQNSGILKRKGYNGFNYAMERFSKKHNLSLITNLIEAYVC
- a CDS encoding EpsG family protein is translated as MIYQLLFIFLSLLVIGEECIKPKQRKWLLLCGILAVGLFQSLRWKTGTDWTSYYDFFIHSNNSIWREEAGFELGYTCLNQLIRGFSDSFTVFLFVECFLNLFFIARFAKDMKVNQCMVLLVSFALMVFPIRYTLANSIILCSYKYIIDKKFFPFLCFFLLAFSIHRSVIVFFPMYFLVRKEYSFSVLIGIFTIAVIVGLLGETTFANVLKLITILYAGVGDTFQEKLNAYVTGDIPDRLSMNPMQYLLTYLSSIFFVLLFCYYRKKFFMGNQVYNVLLNLYVCGISFNRLFLQIIPDFARATSLFTGGLSVMLLLIVSQYHRRTTKIVWYMVLILYFYFQFRKGSIEGYYKDIYIPYYNIFSEGERFGSTI
- the gmd gene encoding GDP-mannose 4,6-dehydratase codes for the protein MGKIALITGITGQDGSFLAEFLIEKGYEVHGILRRSSSFNTGRIEHLYLDEWVRDMKKDRLINLHYGDMTDSSSLIRIIQMVQPDEIYNLAAQSHVKVSFDVPEYTAESDAVGTLRMLEAVRILGLEKKTKIYQASTSELFGKVQEVPQKETTPFYPRSPYGVAKQYGFWITKNYRESYGMFAVNGVLFNHESERRGETFVTRKITLAAARIAQGFQDKLYLGNLDARRDWGYAKDYVECMWLILQHDVPEDFVIATGEMHTVREFATLAFKEAGIELCWEGEGVNEKGVDVKTGKVLVEVDSKYFRPCEVEQLLGDPTKAKTLLGWNPTRTSFSELVKIMVVHDMQFVKKLYVRAQLDD
- a CDS encoding GNAT family N-acetyltransferase is translated as MCVEVKEISIKDINALVIVHKRAFPDFFLTSLGDRFLSLYYKTVKKNNQGILLGYYRKEKLLGFCAATMVSTSFHSRLIKENLLDYSFIAFRLLFFRPLSIARLYKNLVKKGSSVKDKGNYAELLSIAVDTSCQGEGIGKKLLNELEKIVIERGGDCLSLTTDFEDNAKAQGFYTSIGYKVFYDFVAYPKRKMYRYIKNLNK
- a CDS encoding mannose-1-phosphate guanylyltransferase; translation: METHVVIMAGGIGSRFWPMSTQEYPKQFIDVVGCGKSLLQLTVERFSMLCPMTNFWVVTSERYVDIVKEQLPELSEDNILAEPLPRNTAPCIAYACWKIKKLHTLANIVVTPSDALVVDIVEFQRVINAALEFTALNNSIVTIGIKPNRPETGYGYIYAAEKIGNTELYRVEAFREKPDLNTAKYYLQVGNYFWNAGIFVWNVNTIDEVIRRYTPSLSEVMDEMSLDFFTEIEKATVSKLFPKCDKISIDYAVMEKAENIYTLPAMFGWSDLGSWGALRMLLPQDEDGNACIGEDVRMYNCRNCIVHTQGEKQVVVEGLNDYIIAENKDCLLVCSLKEEQKIKDFTNK
- a CDS encoding polysaccharide pyruvyl transferase family protein, with product MKIALLNLPFDNNYGGNLQRYALVKVLQYMGHDVVHIYLRTVYFLPWYLKPYSYLKRIIKKYIFRQDICILYEKYQNAEIDKSCEMVLPFYDHYIPHTTPVRSIKEIKQICKNGFDAYIVGSDQVWRKSMTTALGIKNYFFKFLDDNGAKRIAYAVSMDTSCCEFNNSDIRCLSKLYAKFDAVSVREVSALKQLNIYGWNTVKAEVTLDPTLLLSVDNYLMLVNSGATVNLTSDKIFAYVLDQTSDKLKIVKEKAKSMDSDYFLFGIETSDTTIEQWLNNIYHSKFVITDSYHGTVFSILFNKPFMFIGNERRGNFRIESLFSLLEIENTDNCMFEWQKYNDKISELQKKSFRFLHNALKS
- a CDS encoding DegT/DnrJ/EryC1/StrS family aminotransferase — translated: MKIPFSPPYIDEAVINEVVDSLRSGWITSGPKVKALEEEIRVFSNAQEVLCVNSWTSGAIMMLRWLGVTEEDEVIVPAYTYSATALAVLHAGAKPVMVDSGEDFNISVEAIRKAITPRTKAIIPVDIAGFPCDYDRIMKLVKEPEVQSLFQVASPVQEKLGRILVMNDAAHSLGAYYSKNQRTGCETDVAIFSLHAVKNVTTAEGGAICLNLPEPFDNTELYKELRMMSLNCQTKDAFSKSKAGGWRYDIVGLGMKINMADVNAAIGLAQIREYPKLLKERKRVFNAYSEAFADCDWTILPPSVAGEKESSYHIYALRIKEFTEEQRDRMINEIAKSEVAVNVHFIPMPMLSFFSSLGYDIKNYPQAYENFKGEISLPIYPQLDGEKLNFIIRVVKEAYWKVIGDK